AAGAACGAGCTCGAAAACCCAGAAGCTCGGGGCCGAACCGTGGAGGGCGGAGCCGGAGGGGGGCCGTGGAGGACCGCCATTGCCAGAGCGAGAGCGGTCAGGTGTTGTCGAGCATTGAAGCTTTTCGATTGATTGCCTGACAGAACTAACGCTGAAGGAACGAGAGGAAGGTTATGGGGGGGCTTTCGTAATATTATGAACTATTGTTATTGCCGAGATGGTTGATGAAGGACAATTTGTTTTTGCACCCTAAAGTTTTTCATGTAAACCAACTTGCCACCTGTAGTTTCGAGTTTAGGACCTCTAGGCGTAGCCCAGTCCCAGAAGTTTAAAGTGACACACTGATATGCATCGTGTTAGTTTCGTTTTGGCTCGGCCTTTGCTCTCGAATTATAAACATCGTCGAGATTCTCAACTAAAACCATCGGTAGGTGTCAATCGTTAATGATGCAAACTTCAGGGTGTAAAGTGGTCCAAATGACAACTTCAAATTACAGAATTTGATTGACTCGCAATGTGAATTGTGAAACAATGGAACCGGCTTTGCCAATTGACAGAAACtaggaaacaaaaaaataaaaataaaacatttacttcattagaaaaaaaaaatgcttagCTTTCTTTGCATAATCGAACCTTCCTAGCTCCAAGTCCAATCCAATCAATCAGATTCTAGTTCCTCTAATGGGATGTTCCCACGAATTAATCTTCATTTTCTGCTGCAGCCATCTCAATAGTCGGCTGTGTTTCTTGGAAAGCATGCGTCCATGTTTTCGCCTTTGGCGCTCTCCTGTAGTCTTTCCTATGCCAAGGATGCTCGACGCCTGCCGTTCTTGACATGTTCCAAGAACTCCACCAACCACGAGGATGTTAGATCGAAAGCAGTTCCACAACTTCACTGCTTCTGCTGGAATCGGGAAAACAAAATCACAATGATAACTTCCAAAGCTCACAAACATGCATCATGACGCCTCAACCAAAGAGGTGGCTTCCTCCACAGAACAATCCCAGAATGGTGAGAGAGCAACTACTTTCCCGATGATGATCAGCGTGGGGGAGACTAACTCTGCCTCAGCAATTTTACCGGCAAGATCCTTCAGCTCGGAAAATACCTGAACAGAAAAAAGTTCCCACTGTTAGTCCAACTCATGTTTGCCTCGAGCATTTTGTGCTTAATGGACAGAAGCTTTTTGTTGAACTCACAGTCCGCTGTTGAGGCGTGGTCCCACGCTCGATTGCAGCAGCTGGTGTATCAGCAGAGAGACCATGATGCATCAATTTTTGGGCAAGAGAAGGGAGAGTTGAGAGGCCCATGTAAACGACTAAGGTAGAGTCGGGGTCTGCTGCATTTTCAGCTACAAACAGAGGATCGGTCCCACCTTTCCTTGAATGCCCAGTAAAGAATCTAACACTGTTCGCTACTCCCCGATGGGTTAATGGAATCCCAAGCTCCGCTGATATTCCTGAAGCGGCGGTTATGCCTGAAGAGCAGTAAACATATGAATTTACCAATGTATCCGAGGAAGAAGATTACTATTGCTTTCTAGAAGGCCAAGTCTAATTTGAATATAAAGACCTAATGGTAGCACATTCCATACCATGAAGCTCGTGGATTTCTCGAATCTTTACAGGAATATATGTTCTCTTACATAAGATGGCAGTAGTGTATTAATGAGCAAACTAAATTTTTACCTGGAATAACTTTCACATGAATCCCTTGCTGTTGCAAAAAGTCCATCTCCTCCCCACCTCTTCCAAATACCTACAGAAAGCAAGATTCGATTCCGAAAGGGAAGTCACTTCGAGATTCCAACCCATGTCAGCAGACTTTATATATCTGAATCTTTTTTCCTCGAAAATAAGAAACTTACCAGCGGATCCCCTCCTTTAAGTCTCACTACTGTAGCTCCTGCCTCTGCAAAATTGAGAAGCAGCTCGTGTATCTCCTCCTGCCCAACAAGATACAACAGATTTAGCCCTCATCCTCAATTCATCAAGTTGACAATGATACCAAACACAAGTTGGGTAACAGTTCAAGATTCATTTTTCCTTAATGATGATATATTTGAGGAACCAAACCCCCATTTCCAAGATGAACAAGTTGAAGTTTGTGCTGTTTATACTGCAGTGATTCGCACATTGTAAATCTGTCAGCAAACAAGCTGATAGATTTACAAGGTAAACTCGAAGGACCCCGAAAATCCACATCTTAAATCCCCTCAGCACGTCGAATTTGGATTGAAAGAGAGATTTTCTCACTGGATTCCTGCTTTTTAATACCGAAAAGTTCCGAAGAACCATCATGAAGCAAGCAAAGTTGAAACATTTACGATTCATTACCCACATTCAGCTGGCAAAGATCAAACAAACCCACAACCCACCTCACAAAACCTCCCAAGAAGACAAATTTCTTTACCTGCGTCCTGCTATGGTACCCTGCAGTCTTCCCGACATACAGAAGCCGGGCATCAGGGCCAACCAGATCGAGCACCTCATGGGACACCAACCTATCATAGAGCAGCAAATCAGCGCCCTTGATCACCCTCACCGCCTTCAAGGTCAGCAGCTCCGGGTCCCCGGGCCCGGTCCCGACCAAGTACACGTTCCCGGGCCCGCATTGGTCCCCTCCCCCGTCGCCCCCGTGCTGCCGCCGCCTCTTCTCCCGCAGCACGTAGAGGAGGTTCTTGAGCTCGGGGAGCTGGAGGGCAATGTCGTTTCGGCGGATTGAGTCGGAGTCGTGAGGCAGAGGTAGAGACTGGTCGAAGGGAGAGGCAGCGGCGGAGTTCTTGTAGAGCCAGCTGTCCCGAGAATACCTCTCCCCAGAGTGCTTCTCCGTGAACGGTgacgaggaagaagaagaagagggagagggagagggagaaggagagaaGCGTAGGGAGGAAGAAATGGAGCGGGGAGTTGAGGGGCCGTGATGGGTTCGGAGATGAGGTGAAGAGGAAAGAGTTGAAGAGATTCTGCTTGCCAGAGCCGCCATTGCGGTCGGatacagagagagaaagaggagagTGGGAGCTAGGCAAGGATGACAATGAATGGAGACGCGAGAGAATATAAAAGGGAagggtggaggaggaggagaatttgtgtttgtatgtgtttggGGGAGGCTGAGGAGGCAGAGTGGCTTTTGGGCTTTGGAGAGGGACATTGTGGTCTTTCGTGGACTTTCACGGTGGGTTTTCTTATAATTCtcgaaatctttttttttttaaatattttatttacagCTCTTTTGTAATAGCAcaatcaatatttatttttatttatttactaatagTAAAATACTAAATGCCCCTTAAAAGTACGCTTAGTTgtttacaaaattaaataccATTTGCTATATCCtcctaatttattatattatagataTTTAAAGTTCGTTCTTCAGTATCATGTGATAGGAAAATTTCGTTTGTTTTACAAATaatattcaactcaactcaattcaactccacttattttcaattcaacatcacaatcattactttttttattttttaaatgtttttaacaattcaattcgatttttaatattaaattctctcaactattcattactttttcacaattcaacaacacaatcattacttaatcattattttctctcaattatttattactttttcacactttttctcataattcaacaatacaatcattacaaaccaattaaaaccaaaactcaatccaactcaactctcaatccaaacacactctaaAACACCAAGATCTCACATGTCGAATTTGTCAAATCGATTGAGTAATCAGAAACATGCCTAAATTAATTGCGAAAGTTAGACATGAGCAAGAGACAGATGTTGTggtcttccaaaaatatacATCATAACCTAGATTGTATCTTAATTTGAGTAATGGGCCTCAGAGAAATATCTATTTAACGTACGACTCGGGAACATAACTCCTCAATTGCTTCCAGCATGAGGTTattataatttctaattttgcccatcattaaataagaaaattaccTTATGGTATTTGCGCATTAGACCCCATACTATACCGAGATGTCGTTAAGGCCCAACACTTTAAACTATAGTAGATCACTTAATCTCGCCAATAATAAAGTAGCCATAATACATAACTAGTTATTATCTATGTTGGACCATAATTATTGAATAAAATCCAACAAAAAACACTTATACTAATCGtgattattaaaaatactaaatacttaAACTTAAGTATTAAATGCTTGAACTGAAAGTACTAAACGTGTCACGATGATACGAAGTAATATTAGCAAAACTCTAAATAAAATactctatatttatatgtacagTCTATTGGAAGCAATGATAAATGCATCCCTGAAGCAACAATGCGGCAGATGATTTTGACATTATAAGGTACTTTTGTGATAACCTatactatatctatatctatttaaattataaaagccAAAATAAATCACCGAGTGAATAATACTTAAATCATAAATTACTTATGCTTGAGtgacttttcaaatttcaCCCAAATATAGTACAACAAATAGCCTGTTATTATCTCGTTACTTCacacataaaattttaaaagtattttgAGTTATAGAAGTCGAAGAGtcttttgtttatatatttatataaaagaaaaattcgcCTCATGTGGAcatacaattttattatcttatTATCTTCACAAtaacaatataaaatatattctatCTTAAGGACCAGAGACCTCCCATTATTGAGAGATACAAAAATGTATATCCAATGCACTATTCTGTAAACACCATAAGCCTCACAAAATAAATAGAGAAATTTAACCAAAATcacaaattaaaagaataaaaataaaactaacttTCCATGGGCAAAGTTAGTCACGAATAAATATTTGTGTTACCTGCATACCCCTTTCAAGAAAGGTCActgtctttatatatatatatatatatatataactaaaaattCTAACGCGTGCATGCGCGGGTTGTTTCGTCTAGTTTGCATTCAATTTGCACAACAAAAATGAATGGCGAATTTAGGTGACGAAGTTAAAAGAATTATATTGAGGCCTCTTCCTAGTGGGGCCAAGCACCATGCAACTGTTGAAACTTGTCATGGTTTAAACTCATTGGATCTTCCACATGCCCGTAAAATGAACAGGTTCGTTAGCTTACTTGAGATATATTTTTTCCGTATTTTTGCCACATTTAATACTCTTTAGAACTAGAGGTTTAAGCGAGACGATACGGCTTGCAAACTATTCGAGCTCGCTTGGTGAAAGTTCAAATTCACTCTCAGTCTTATCAAATTCGAGCCGAACCGAACAGTCTCAAGTGTCGAGTTCGAGCCTGGGTGTGCTTAACTCGAGCAGCGTGCAAGCCTTATTAAGACTTTGAATGtgtttattgtaatttttgtCAAATTAGAATTCTGTCGAATCCGAGCTGCTCGAAATGCTCACGagccgagctcgagctcgcCTCTCCAGGCTCGATTGAACTCGAGCCGAGCTTCGAGTCCCTTGAGTTCGGGCTCGACTACACCCCTATTTAGAAGTGACTAAGTTATTTGGTTCTTGTTCGATTGAACTTGCAGGGATAAttatagattaaaaaaaaaaagtccccCTCGATTCATTGAAACGAGCGGTGGGCTGGTCTTTTGCTTCCGATCCTGTGGTCTCAATTAGGATGCTATTGGTAATGTGTGCCAAATATTacagtaaaataaaaattttaataactaataaagggtataagtaatttcataaaatatcgAACCTGTaatctcttgattatcaaACGATGAGTATGTTATTGAGCGACATTCACTTTTGATAGTACATTGACtactttaatatattaaaaattgaactaAAGGCATGTTTACTTTTAGAAAagctttctttatttttcttttcctcttttcttctcattctctaaatttatttttccaaagaAAATTGAGATATCACAtttacaaattcaaaattgagaattttcaaacttatatttaataactaaaaaagaaaaattcaagtcATCGTGAAtacagaaaattcacgctgcgagagctttatcccttagtgagTCGACCAGGCTGGACTGGATTGATCGGGGTCCAATTA
Above is a window of Punica granatum isolate Tunisia-2019 chromosome 7, ASM765513v2, whole genome shotgun sequence DNA encoding:
- the LOC116214179 gene encoding uncharacterized protein LOC116214179, producing the protein MAALASRISSTLSSSPHLRTHHGPSTPRSISSSLRFSPSPSPSPSSSSSSSPFTEKHSGERYSRDSWLYKNSAAASPFDQSLPLPHDSDSIRRNDIALQLPELKNLLYVLREKRRRQHGGDGGGDQCGPGNVYLVGTGPGDPELLTLKAVRVIKGADLLLYDRLVSHEVLDLVGPDARLLYVGKTAGYHSRTQEEIHELLLNFAEAGATVVRLKGGDPLVFGRGGEEMDFLQQQGIHVKVIPGITAASGISAELGIPLTHRGVANSVRFFTGHSRKGGTDPLFVAENAADPDSTLVVYMGLSTLPSLAQKLMHHGLSADTPAAAIERGTTPQQRTVFSELKDLAGKIAEAELVSPTLIIIGKVVALSPFWDCSVEEATSLVEAS